One segment of Pelotomaculum isophthalicicum JI DNA contains the following:
- the mtnP gene encoding S-methyl-5'-thioadenosine phosphorylase, giving the protein MSVKIAIIGGTGVYNPDIMTDIRDETVATPYGDVQLKIGSYRNRPVAFMNRHGEGHSVPPHLVNYRANIAALKKLGVKYVLATAAVGSLNPSMQPGHFIFVDQFLDFTKSRQTTFFDGGSAGVAHIDMTNPYCPELRDILSRAARGQGLISHPYGTYICTEGPRFETTAEIKMYRLFGGDLVGMTGFPEVSLAREAEMCYATIAMVTNYAAGISPTNLTHQEVLDMMVMNSENIRKLLMQAVVWIDPERACVCHHAIDPLR; this is encoded by the coding sequence TTGAGCGTTAAAATTGCCATAATCGGCGGTACCGGGGTTTATAATCCGGACATTATGACTGATATCCGTGATGAAACTGTTGCCACTCCGTATGGAGATGTCCAGCTTAAAATAGGCAGCTACCGGAACAGACCGGTAGCTTTTATGAACCGCCACGGAGAAGGGCACTCTGTTCCGCCGCATCTTGTTAATTACCGTGCCAATATAGCGGCGTTGAAGAAACTTGGGGTTAAATATGTGCTGGCTACCGCGGCGGTAGGCTCACTAAATCCGTCCATGCAGCCAGGCCACTTTATCTTCGTGGATCAGTTTTTAGACTTCACCAAATCCCGGCAAACGACCTTTTTTGATGGTGGCAGCGCCGGTGTGGCCCATATTGACATGACCAATCCGTATTGCCCTGAATTAAGAGATATCCTGTCCAGGGCGGCCCGCGGGCAGGGGTTGATTTCCCACCCTTACGGTACTTATATATGTACAGAAGGTCCTCGTTTTGAAACAACCGCTGAGATTAAAATGTACCGCTTGTTCGGTGGCGATCTGGTCGGTATGACCGGATTTCCTGAGGTTTCGCTGGCCAGGGAAGCGGAAATGTGTTACGCAACCATCGCCATGGTAACCAACTATGCCGCCGGCATATCACCTACCAACCTTACTCATCAGGAAGTTTTGGACATGATGGTGATGAACAGCGAAAATATCAGAAAGCTTTTGATGCAGGCTGTAGTCTGGATTGATCCGGAGCGCGCCTGTGTCTGTCATCATGCGATAGATCCGTTGCGTTAA
- the rlmD gene encoding 23S rRNA (uracil(1939)-C(5))-methyltransferase RlmD — protein MTAKLFLKKGENVEVGITGLTHDGDGVGRYLGIPVFVPLTVPGDKVLAEISEVKKNFARGRLKLICTGSLWRRDPVCPAFTICGGCRLQQMDYEEQLSRKTRMVKDSLTRIGHLPEVEVKETIGMKYPWHYRNKASYHVEERQGKVSLGFYEKGTHRLVYNSGEEGVARSGPECLLVDKDINKAAAVIETILNKHRVQVYNHRQRRGLLRQVILRKASATGECMAVFVTGPGEWPEEKDIAADLSEQLPALSSLIRNIHQGPEGIELGLENRLLTGQKYITDYIENLAFRISPASFYQVNPRQTPVLYHKALEYAGLNGGEIVVDAYSGAGTIALFLAGHAGMVYGLEVVPEAVEDARENAVLNGIKNVEFRRGEVEKLLPAMASQGLHPGVVVLDPPRRGCGIAALEAVEEMETPRVVYVSCDPGTLARDLGCLAGKGYRIEEVQPVEMFPWTPHVETVCLMSRKDK, from the coding sequence TTGACCGCTAAACTTTTTTTAAAAAAAGGGGAAAACGTTGAAGTTGGGATTACCGGCCTGACTCACGACGGCGACGGTGTCGGGCGCTATTTAGGCATACCTGTATTTGTGCCGCTAACCGTTCCAGGTGACAAGGTTTTAGCGGAAATATCGGAAGTGAAAAAGAATTTTGCCCGCGGCAGATTAAAATTGATCTGTACCGGGTCACTGTGGAGACGTGATCCGGTTTGTCCCGCTTTTACCATCTGCGGGGGATGCAGACTCCAACAGATGGATTATGAAGAGCAGCTAAGTCGGAAAACCAGGATGGTGAAAGACAGCCTGACCCGTATTGGCCATCTGCCGGAGGTTGAGGTCAAAGAAACCATCGGTATGAAATACCCCTGGCATTACCGAAATAAAGCCAGCTATCATGTGGAAGAAAGGCAGGGTAAAGTGTCGCTGGGTTTTTATGAAAAAGGCACTCATCGCTTGGTTTATAATTCAGGCGAAGAAGGGGTAGCCAGGAGTGGTCCAGAGTGCCTGCTGGTGGATAAAGATATAAATAAGGCGGCTGCAGTTATTGAAACAATTTTAAATAAACACCGGGTACAAGTATATAATCACCGCCAGCGCCGGGGTTTGCTCAGACAGGTTATTTTACGAAAAGCCAGCGCTACCGGTGAGTGCATGGCTGTTTTTGTCACGGGACCGGGGGAGTGGCCCGAAGAAAAAGATATTGCCGCCGATTTGTCAGAACAACTGCCGGCTTTGTCATCTTTGATTAGAAACATTCATCAAGGTCCGGAGGGAATAGAGTTAGGACTTGAAAATAGGCTTCTAACCGGTCAGAAATATATCACTGATTATATTGAAAACCTGGCATTTCGCATTTCACCCGCTTCATTCTATCAGGTGAATCCCCGCCAGACACCGGTGCTATATCATAAAGCACTCGAATACGCCGGATTGAACGGTGGGGAGATAGTTGTGGACGCATACAGCGGCGCCGGAACAATTGCTCTTTTCTTGGCCGGGCATGCCGGAATGGTGTACGGTCTGGAAGTGGTGCCCGAAGCAGTGGAAGATGCCAGGGAAAACGCAGTATTAAACGGAATTAAAAACGTGGAGTTTAGACGCGGTGAAGTGGAAAAACTTCTACCTGCAATGGCCTCTCAAGGGCTTCATCCTGGTGTCGTGGTGCTGGACCCGCCCCGCCGGGGCTGTGGTATTGCCGCCCTGGAAGCGGTGGAGGAGATGGAAACCCCGCGGGTTGTATATGTATCGTGTGATCCCGGGACGTTAGCCCGGGATTTGGGTTGCCTGGCAGGTAAAGGATACCGTATTGAAGAGGTGCAACCGGTGGAAATGTTTCCGTGGACGCCGCACGTGGAGACAGTATGTCTGATGTCACGTAAAGATAAATAA
- a CDS encoding sigma-70 family RNA polymerase sigma factor has protein sequence MTKKDKKTYLIPMEVTRETIEAYGIKKEDVVPAKIGNKIVSAIMIPTDDEELYLTYMRPIWAEMKREERSRRCIVSDGKGKLKRCEMDCKACKKMKDGAPLSLESFFEETELEFEDPAAIQCETILTAMLFEDLLDSLRNKAPELAPIFEMLYDGKSQRTIANLINKPQSSVNDMIKRMRTILQQHISRDDLGR, from the coding sequence ATGACAAAGAAAGACAAAAAAACTTATCTCATCCCCATGGAGGTAACAAGAGAGACAATCGAAGCGTACGGTATCAAGAAGGAAGATGTGGTACCAGCAAAAATCGGGAATAAAATAGTATCAGCTATCATGATTCCTACAGATGACGAAGAACTTTATCTTACGTACATGCGTCCCATTTGGGCAGAAATGAAACGTGAAGAACGCAGCCGCCGTTGCATAGTTAGCGATGGCAAGGGAAAACTCAAGCGCTGCGAAATGGACTGTAAGGCCTGCAAGAAGATGAAGGACGGAGCTCCGCTTTCGCTTGAATCTTTCTTCGAGGAAACAGAGCTTGAATTCGAGGACCCAGCTGCTATACAGTGTGAAACAATCCTAACGGCTATGCTCTTTGAAGACCTTCTTGACAGTCTTCGCAACAAGGCTCCTGAGTTGGCACCAATATTTGAAATGCTTTATGACGGAAAATCACAACGTACAATCGCAAACCTTATTAATAAGCCTCAGTCATCGGTTAACGATATGATCAAGCGTATGAGAACAATTCTACAACAACATATCAGCCGAGATGATTTAGGAAGATAA
- a CDS encoding helix-turn-helix domain-containing protein has translation MAFSYNKLWKLLIDKKMMKKDLMEATGLTTSTMAKLGKELPVSMDVLARICKALNCNIGDIVDYIDKEAE, from the coding sequence ATGGCATTCAGTTATAACAAACTATGGAAGCTACTGATTGATAAAAAAATGATGAAGAAGGATTTGATGGAAGCGACGGGCTTGACTACTTCCACGATGGCTAAATTAGGCAAGGAGCTTCCGGTTAGCATGGATGTTTTGGCGAGGATATGTAAAGCACTCAATTGCAACATCGGAGATATTGTCGACTACATCGATAAAGAAGCCGAATAA
- a CDS encoding ABC-three component system protein yields the protein MRLCFGSYMAVLVSCKAVNVDNKELCEALLHSVAPNFEFTYDGQENADRVREDVSSKLLRCEQNLSKDVSDPARTAGLEEVASYFRNNILPMLDRNMSKQIILALKDIIANDPPVKVGNKMQGIDGDTKVELVSGITKSELVPKGDFCFHTFLAGVFLYTVTNTTNRTGKATIKSITDEYILSFTPRIGEITLLEDDEAKRGSLVSAVKESGKYGEEFAENVAGFVVDRINQLALPSKQDDSLLVTLLSEANGNCLKCGKKLGIPKRGKVPVGNCEIVYLKQSPNESECYENAVVLCTDECAPLVSVMSEIEIDELLEDKRRCANIQAFLDRISGIKFPEEIEAVLREVHKTKNAKGLEGTSVTDLVEIERKIHEPYLKDKINASMARLYKTVKVICARLEQEIGFDTNMFGGLMRSASMMVEGGVMKNADITDPQEYIANLLVDKLYSQMGQKYKDACEIIVGYLVKRCDLFNENAKQS from the coding sequence GTGAGGTTATGTTTTGGCTCATACATGGCTGTACTTGTTTCGTGCAAGGCGGTTAATGTTGACAACAAGGAGTTGTGCGAAGCACTGCTTCATTCTGTTGCCCCCAATTTTGAATTCACATATGATGGACAGGAAAATGCAGATAGAGTCAGAGAGGACGTATCTTCAAAATTATTAAGGTGCGAACAGAACCTATCGAAAGATGTTAGTGACCCGGCTCGTACCGCCGGGCTAGAAGAAGTGGCATCCTACTTTAGAAATAACATTCTCCCTATGCTGGACAGGAATATGTCTAAGCAGATTATCCTTGCCCTGAAAGACATTATCGCCAACGATCCGCCGGTTAAGGTTGGCAATAAGATGCAGGGTATTGATGGTGACACAAAGGTTGAATTGGTCAGCGGAATAACAAAGAGTGAGTTAGTGCCAAAAGGTGACTTTTGCTTTCATACGTTCTTAGCGGGAGTGTTTTTGTACACCGTTACCAACACAACAAATAGGACCGGAAAGGCTACCATTAAATCTATTACCGATGAGTACATACTGTCGTTTACTCCCCGCATAGGTGAGATAACACTGCTTGAGGATGACGAGGCAAAACGAGGATCTTTGGTTTCTGCTGTTAAGGAAAGTGGCAAATATGGTGAAGAGTTTGCAGAAAACGTGGCGGGGTTTGTAGTTGACAGAATAAACCAGTTAGCTTTGCCTTCAAAACAGGATGACTCCCTGCTCGTGACTCTGTTGTCCGAGGCTAACGGGAATTGTCTGAAGTGCGGCAAAAAATTGGGCATCCCGAAGCGTGGGAAGGTTCCTGTTGGGAACTGCGAAATTGTTTATTTGAAGCAATCTCCGAATGAATCAGAGTGCTACGAAAATGCGGTAGTCCTGTGTACAGATGAATGCGCACCACTTGTTTCAGTGATGTCGGAGATCGAAATAGATGAGTTGCTTGAAGATAAGCGTCGCTGTGCAAACATTCAGGCATTTCTTGACAGAATATCCGGGATTAAGTTCCCCGAGGAAATTGAAGCCGTTCTACGTGAAGTTCATAAAACGAAGAACGCCAAGGGATTAGAAGGAACCAGTGTTACCGATTTGGTCGAAATTGAGCGAAAGATACATGAGCCGTACCTGAAGGACAAGATTAACGCAAGCATGGCTCGCTTGTATAAGACAGTTAAGGTTATATGCGCTCGACTCGAACAAGAAATTGGATTTGATACGAATATGTTTGGTGGTTTAATGCGGTCTGCCTCCATGATGGTTGAAGGCGGAGTCATGAAAAACGCGGACATAACCGACCCGCAGGAATATATAGCGAATCTGCTGGTTGATAAGTTGTACTCACAAATGGGTCAGAAGTATAAAGACGCCTGTGAGATTATCGTTGGATATTTAGTGAAAAGGTGTGATTTGTTCAATGAAAATGCCAAGCAAAGTTAA
- a CDS encoding ABC-three component system middle component 7 translates to MKMPSKVNSFSDSVIALFTPILEKLEERDMTPHELLEATRTKVSEISIFLDALDCLYKLGQIEIPEGTEVLHYVKADNV, encoded by the coding sequence ATGAAAATGCCAAGCAAAGTTAACTCATTCTCTGATAGCGTCATTGCACTCTTTACGCCTATCTTAGAGAAATTAGAGGAGCGGGATATGACCCCGCATGAGTTGCTCGAAGCAACAAGAACGAAGGTATCAGAGATAAGCATCTTCCTTGATGCCCTTGACTGCCTTTATAAACTCGGGCAAATAGAGATACCAGAAGGTACGGAGGTTCTTCACTATGTTAAAGCGGATAACGTGTGA
- a CDS encoding DUF2326 domain-containing protein, with translation MLKRITCDKFKTQPGEFSTGLNVVLGSSGGSNAIGKSTFLLILDFAFGGDNYAKSAKDVIAHIDHHTINFEFEFDGTKYFFSRSTNRPSVVNRCDSKFHVIEELSVPKYRELLRHEYKILLQGISFGEIVDRFFRIYGHGNHNEHKPLQGERESMVTAVEYLMKLLGRFEDIQNLKTAEESYDIKPSKQAQRSISDISMDIATNNEKIDGLEKRREKLCRQNEEADLRALGIDPQQVERLIEIKRQLGKLNRQKSHLTSQLHAVRNNMPDSDGVLRKDFSALLRFFPEANIDAFADVEKFHAKINGFLRADIEEEIARLTPQIEYIDADIASYEKQIADSGVAKSLSQSILTQYARVSREIEKLTEDNEALRNEMTQLEKRKEIEHLLTSLRKRQDDALAGAQDDVNAEMKRLNDIITGGGRSAPELTLKPDKTFEFETKDDKSEGTAFKGLVIYDLSMLALTPLPALIHDSSIVKRIEDSDFEQILRLYQKSGEKGKQVFIAFDKADSYTPNTQRMLDEAAVLHLSVGNELFGTSWSRQTPAMETAVEIKVEQKPDKE, from the coding sequence ATGTTAAAGCGGATAACGTGTGACAAATTCAAAACGCAGCCAGGGGAATTTAGTACCGGACTTAATGTCGTTCTCGGCAGTTCTGGCGGAAGCAATGCTATTGGTAAGTCTACATTCCTGCTGATATTGGACTTTGCTTTCGGTGGTGACAACTATGCCAAATCCGCTAAGGACGTTATAGCGCACATCGATCATCATACGATTAACTTCGAGTTCGAGTTTGACGGCACGAAGTACTTCTTTTCTCGAAGTACAAACCGCCCGTCAGTGGTGAACCGTTGTGACAGCAAGTTCCATGTCATTGAGGAACTGTCTGTTCCCAAATACCGTGAGCTACTGCGCCATGAATATAAAATACTATTGCAAGGTATCAGTTTCGGTGAGATTGTTGATCGTTTCTTTCGTATTTACGGTCACGGAAACCACAATGAACATAAGCCCTTGCAAGGCGAGCGTGAATCAATGGTTACAGCAGTCGAATATCTTATGAAACTTTTAGGTAGATTCGAAGATATTCAGAATCTTAAAACCGCTGAGGAAAGCTATGACATAAAGCCGAGTAAGCAAGCTCAGCGTTCGATATCGGACATATCGATGGACATTGCCACGAATAATGAAAAAATCGATGGGCTGGAAAAGCGACGGGAAAAACTGTGCAGACAAAATGAAGAAGCCGACCTGCGTGCTTTGGGTATTGACCCTCAGCAGGTAGAACGACTTATAGAAATAAAAAGACAATTAGGCAAATTAAATCGGCAGAAGAGCCACCTGACATCGCAGCTTCACGCTGTGCGAAACAATATGCCCGACAGCGACGGAGTGCTGAGGAAGGACTTCTCGGCTTTACTCCGCTTTTTTCCTGAGGCTAATATTGACGCTTTTGCGGATGTAGAGAAATTCCATGCAAAAATTAACGGCTTCCTTCGCGCAGATATTGAAGAGGAAATAGCGCGGTTAACCCCGCAGATAGAATACATCGACGCTGATATTGCATCCTACGAGAAGCAGATTGCTGATTCGGGAGTTGCTAAGTCACTCTCACAATCTATTCTCACACAGTACGCTCGTGTATCGCGTGAAATAGAAAAGCTTACCGAAGATAACGAAGCCTTGCGAAATGAGATGACTCAGTTAGAAAAACGCAAGGAAATTGAGCATTTACTGACGAGCCTTCGCAAGCGGCAAGATGATGCCCTTGCTGGCGCACAGGATGACGTTAATGCAGAAATGAAGCGGCTCAACGATATCATAACCGGTGGAGGCAGATCTGCTCCCGAACTGACACTGAAGCCAGATAAAACGTTCGAGTTCGAAACGAAAGACGACAAGAGCGAGGGAACAGCTTTTAAGGGCCTTGTGATTTACGACCTAAGTATGCTTGCCCTTACCCCGCTTCCTGCTCTGATTCATGATTCGAGCATTGTCAAGCGTATTGAGGATTCCGATTTTGAGCAAATACTCCGGCTGTATCAAAAAAGCGGTGAGAAAGGCAAGCAAGTATTCATCGCATTTGACAAAGCCGACTCCTATACACCTAATACTCAAAGAATGCTTGATGAAGCTGCTGTGCTGCACTTATCCGTAGGTAATGAACTGTTTGGCACTTCTTGGAGTCGGCAGACACCTGCGATGGAAACCGCCGTTGAAATTAAAGTAGAGCAAAAACCCGATAAAGAATAA
- a CDS encoding site-specific DNA-methyltransferase — translation MAAINDLLRQITDPTLRERLTEEVNRISKNKKFGLVFEEHVPECTPLYGVPVRRGSTVARKTGKMSEIYTVKKIDGEVAVCEDKITLEVELIPLSEIVSVAQFGEPIFPTLEPIDKIANAQDDNLWHTIIEADNYHALQLLEYLYEGKVDCIYIDPPYNTGARDWKYNNDYVDSSDAWRHSKWLSMMKKRLIIAKRVLNPDSSVLICTIDEKEYLHLGCLLEELFPEARIQMVTSVISSQGSTRDGLFSRADEYLFFVFLGDAEVVKSEDDMLNEGQSATKGQLWFQFVRTGKGNLRENSKNLFYPIFIDSSKGKIESIGEPIPLGVPKESITVPEGQLAIWPMTADGREARWRTGVEVARRRVSKGLLRLGKTSRKENGWSVLTVNEGTEKRIEIGEVVIESIDESGAAKLVEKYGGSLRAPKTVWNKTSHNAGWHGSKLLAKILVDRKFPYPKSLYAVQDALSVVSKNKNALILDFFAGSGTTLHAVNLLNSIDGGSRRCILVTNNEVSEDEAKALTKQHLHPGDVEWEKYGIARYVTWPRTICSIKGVDINGNPIQGNYLTNNAPMSEGFAANVEYFKLGFLDKNSVSLGQQFCEILPLLWLKAGAVGERPELNGLELPDMLVLPQNSFAVLLDEDCYGKFAEALNEDKNINTVYFVTNSEEAFREMSDGIGIEHTYQLYRDYIDNFVIGSRRNNL, via the coding sequence ATGGCGGCTATAAATGACCTGTTGCGTCAAATCACAGATCCGACGTTGCGCGAGCGGTTAACTGAGGAAGTGAACCGCATAAGTAAAAATAAAAAGTTTGGTCTGGTGTTCGAGGAACATGTCCCCGAATGCACACCGCTCTACGGCGTACCCGTTAGACGTGGATCAACTGTTGCCCGCAAAACGGGCAAGATGAGCGAAATTTATACTGTAAAGAAAATTGACGGCGAAGTCGCCGTGTGTGAAGATAAGATCACGCTTGAGGTTGAATTAATACCTCTTAGCGAGATTGTTTCCGTGGCTCAGTTTGGGGAGCCGATTTTCCCCACGCTTGAACCCATTGACAAGATAGCGAACGCGCAGGACGATAACTTGTGGCATACGATTATTGAAGCTGATAACTACCATGCCCTGCAGCTTTTGGAATACTTATATGAGGGTAAAGTAGATTGCATATATATAGACCCGCCCTATAATACTGGAGCAAGGGATTGGAAGTACAACAACGATTATGTGGATTCATCGGATGCTTGGCGACACAGCAAGTGGTTGTCGATGATGAAAAAGCGGCTCATAATAGCGAAAAGGGTTCTAAACCCTGATAGTTCTGTGTTGATTTGCACCATCGACGAAAAAGAATACCTACATCTTGGATGCCTGTTAGAAGAGCTATTCCCTGAAGCAAGAATTCAAATGGTTACAAGCGTTATTAGCAGCCAAGGCTCAACACGTGACGGGCTGTTTTCACGTGCTGATGAGTATCTCTTTTTCGTATTTTTAGGCGATGCAGAGGTCGTTAAATCTGAAGACGATATGCTTAATGAAGGGCAATCTGCCACAAAGGGTCAACTGTGGTTTCAGTTTGTTAGAACAGGAAAAGGAAATTTGCGAGAGAATTCTAAAAATCTGTTTTACCCGATATTTATCGATTCAAGCAAAGGAAAAATCGAATCCATCGGAGAGCCGATACCTTTGGGTGTGCCAAAAGAAAGCATTACTGTTCCCGAAGGGCAGTTAGCAATATGGCCAATGACTGCTGATGGGCGTGAGGCTCGTTGGCGTACAGGAGTTGAAGTTGCTCGGCGCAGAGTAAGTAAAGGGCTTCTACGTCTTGGAAAGACTTCTAGGAAGGAAAACGGCTGGTCTGTTTTAACAGTAAACGAAGGAACAGAAAAACGAATTGAAATAGGAGAAGTAGTTATCGAGAGCATCGATGAATCCGGAGCCGCGAAACTTGTTGAAAAATATGGAGGATCGTTAAGAGCGCCAAAAACAGTATGGAACAAAACATCTCACAACGCCGGATGGCACGGGTCAAAACTGTTGGCAAAAATATTAGTGGATAGAAAATTCCCCTATCCAAAGTCGTTGTATGCAGTGCAAGATGCCTTGAGTGTTGTAAGCAAGAATAAAAACGCTCTTATATTAGACTTTTTTGCGGGTTCTGGTACAACATTACATGCTGTTAATCTTTTGAATTCGATAGATGGTGGTAGTCGACGTTGCATTTTGGTTACCAACAATGAAGTTTCGGAGGACGAAGCCAAGGCTCTCACAAAACAGCATTTACACCCTGGAGATGTAGAATGGGAAAAGTACGGCATTGCTCGCTATGTAACATGGCCGCGAACAATTTGCAGCATTAAAGGCGTTGATATCAACGGAAATCCTATTCAAGGCAATTACCTCACTAACAATGCACCGATGAGCGAGGGTTTTGCCGCCAACGTAGAATATTTTAAACTTGGGTTTTTGGATAAGAATAGCGTGTCACTTGGACAGCAGTTCTGTGAGATACTGCCGCTTTTGTGGCTTAAAGCGGGTGCGGTTGGAGAGCGCCCAGAACTAAACGGCTTAGAATTGCCAGATATGCTGGTTCTGCCACAGAACTCATTTGCGGTTCTTCTGGATGAGGATTGTTATGGCAAATTCGCTGAGGCTTTGAATGAAGATAAAAACATTAACACGGTATACTTTGTAACTAATTCAGAGGAAGCGTTCAGAGAAATGTCAGATGGCATTGGGATAGAGCACACCTACCAATTGTACCGTGATTATATCGATAATTTCGTAATTGGGAGTAGGAGGAATAATCTATGA